From the genome of Acidisarcina sp., one region includes:
- the lysS gene encoding lysine--tRNA ligase, whose amino-acid sequence MFESEFERNLLALRQEKLSQIAALGQATYPNQYIATHTIPEILKQYGSSTTEELEANRVTVSIAGRLMAIRGQGKAGFAHLQQGGERLQIYVRLDAVGEKAFQLYKLLDLGDHIGVTGYLFRTRTGELSLHVETITFLAKAMLALPEKYHGLADVELRYRQRYVDLFMNADVRETFVKRARILKAIRRFFDDRGYLEVETPMMHSIAGGAAAKPFITHHNALDMDLYLRIAPELYLKRLVVGGLDRVYEINRNFRNEGVSTQHNPEFTMIEFYQAYANYHDLMTLTEELIQKVALEVNGTLLTSFNGTEIDLGKWQRFSMREAILHFWPEPAGDKPSLSDFAQDDAVVAMVQRLRAAGVGVDSKLGEPRGKTIASIFEAVAEDHLVQPTIIYDFPIAVSPLSKQKTDEPDWVERFEFYIGGFELGNAFSELNDPEEQRKRFEQQLHERERGDDEAHQMDEDYVRALSYGLPPTAGEGIGIDRLTMILTGSKSIRDVILFPLMRKLAPQENDQQPAEN is encoded by the coding sequence GTGTTCGAGTCAGAGTTTGAGCGGAATCTACTGGCGCTGCGCCAGGAAAAGCTGAGCCAGATCGCCGCTCTGGGACAGGCGACCTATCCCAACCAATACATCGCCACGCATACCATTCCAGAGATTCTCAAGCAGTATGGCTCCAGCACCACCGAAGAGCTTGAGGCGAACCGCGTTACCGTATCCATCGCCGGAAGACTGATGGCGATTCGTGGCCAGGGAAAAGCTGGGTTTGCCCACCTGCAGCAGGGTGGAGAGCGATTGCAGATCTACGTCCGGCTCGATGCCGTTGGAGAAAAAGCCTTTCAGCTCTATAAGCTGCTCGACCTTGGCGACCACATCGGAGTGACCGGATACCTCTTCCGTACCCGCACTGGCGAGCTCTCGCTGCACGTCGAGACGATCACCTTTCTCGCCAAGGCGATGCTGGCCCTGCCGGAGAAATATCATGGCCTGGCGGACGTCGAACTCCGCTACCGCCAGCGCTACGTCGATCTGTTTATGAATGCCGATGTGCGCGAGACCTTCGTGAAGCGTGCGCGCATCCTCAAGGCCATTCGCCGCTTCTTCGACGACCGCGGATACCTCGAAGTGGAAACACCGATGATGCACTCCATCGCCGGCGGCGCTGCGGCCAAGCCCTTTATCACACACCACAACGCGTTGGATATGGATCTCTACCTGCGCATTGCGCCGGAGCTGTATCTCAAGCGGCTGGTGGTCGGCGGTCTCGATCGCGTCTATGAGATCAATCGCAACTTCCGGAATGAAGGTGTTTCCACACAGCACAATCCGGAATTTACGATGATCGAGTTCTACCAGGCCTATGCCAATTACCACGACCTGATGACGCTCACAGAAGAGCTGATCCAGAAAGTGGCTCTTGAGGTCAACGGCACCCTGCTGACCAGTTTTAATGGCACCGAGATCGATCTAGGGAAGTGGCAACGCTTCTCCATGCGCGAAGCGATCCTCCACTTCTGGCCCGAGCCGGCAGGCGACAAGCCATCCCTCTCCGACTTCGCCCAGGACGATGCTGTCGTTGCCATGGTCCAGCGTTTGCGCGCAGCCGGCGTCGGCGTCGATTCCAAGCTGGGAGAACCGCGGGGCAAGACCATCGCCAGCATCTTTGAAGCCGTGGCGGAGGACCACCTGGTTCAACCAACGATCATCTACGACTTCCCTATCGCTGTCTCTCCCCTCTCCAAACAGAAGACGGATGAGCCCGATTGGGTGGAGCGCTTCGAGTTTTATATCGGAGGATTTGAGCTCGGCAACGCCTTCAGTGAGCTGAACGATCCCGAGGAGCAGCGAAAGCGCTTCGAGCAGCAGCTCCATGAGCGCGAGCGCGGAGACGATGAAGCCCACCAGATGGATGAGGACTACGTCCGGGCGCTGAGCTATGGTCTGCCGCCAACCGCGGGAGAAGGCATCGGCATCGACCGTCTCACCATGATCCTGACAGGCTCAAAATCCATCCGCGACGTCATCCTCTTCCCGCTGATGAGGAAGCTCGCGCCCCAGGAGAACGACCAGCAGCCTGCTGAAAACTAG
- a CDS encoding AtpZ/AtpI family protein, which produces MAFETPDPKQKHDSGGLKTLVQAEKMMQIAIMLPAAVFIGYILGYWLDKMLHQTWISIVGLLLGGAAGLTSVIRMVLHTGKDGDSDV; this is translated from the coding sequence ATGGCTTTTGAGACTCCGGATCCGAAACAGAAGCACGATAGCGGCGGGCTGAAGACGCTCGTCCAGGCCGAGAAGATGATGCAGATTGCCATCATGCTGCCTGCGGCGGTGTTTATCGGCTACATTCTGGGCTATTGGCTGGACAAGATGCTCCACCAGACCTGGATCAGCATTGTGGGCCTGCTGCTGGGTGGCGCGGCTGGATTGACGAGCGTGATCCGCATGGTGCTGCATACGGGAAAAGACGGAGACAGCGACGTTTGA
- the atpB gene encoding F0F1 ATP synthase subunit A — protein sequence MQASLAFTHFLNHVFGAPLAGLLEKIGFHASVAGHPSPLDFNPSAPFTDAFALELGVALFLLLFFVVVRFSLNVEKPGAMQSTAEALNEFVGSQADQIIGHGYERYQAFVATIFLFVVCCNLLGLYPGFETPTGNPKVPLGIAILTFLYYNYHGVRVQGPVGYAKHFLGPIWWISWLMFPIEIISHLARIMSLTIRLFANMFASDLLTLVFFSLVPIGVPIVFLGLHLGVALIQAYVFMLLAMIYLTIAVSHEESA from the coding sequence ATGCAAGCGTCTCTCGCATTTACTCATTTCCTGAATCATGTCTTTGGAGCACCGCTCGCTGGATTGCTCGAAAAGATCGGCTTCCACGCGTCGGTAGCGGGGCACCCAAGCCCTCTCGACTTCAATCCGTCTGCACCGTTTACCGATGCTTTTGCGCTGGAGCTGGGGGTTGCGCTCTTCCTGCTGCTGTTTTTCGTGGTCGTCCGCTTCTCGCTCAATGTGGAGAAGCCGGGGGCGATGCAATCCACGGCCGAGGCATTGAACGAATTTGTGGGCAGCCAGGCGGACCAGATTATCGGGCACGGCTACGAACGCTATCAGGCCTTTGTCGCGACGATTTTCCTGTTTGTGGTGTGCTGCAACCTTTTGGGCCTTTACCCGGGATTTGAAACTCCAACGGGAAACCCCAAGGTGCCGCTCGGTATCGCCATCCTGACGTTCCTCTACTACAACTACCATGGGGTACGGGTTCAGGGGCCGGTTGGCTATGCCAAGCATTTTCTCGGTCCTATCTGGTGGATCTCCTGGCTGATGTTTCCCATCGAGATCATCTCGCACCTGGCACGCATCATGTCGCTCACCATCCGTCTTTTTGCGAATATGTTTGCCAGCGATCTGCTGACGCTGGTCTTCTTCTCGCTGGTCCCGATAGGGGTTCCGATCGTGTTCCTCGGATTGCACCTCGGTGTTGCCTTGATCCAGGCCTACGTGTTCATGCTGCTGGCGATGATCTACCTGACAATTGCGGTATCGCACGAGGAATCGGCGTAA
- a CDS encoding ATP synthase F0 subunit C, whose protein sequence is MRKLQYFFMTMAALLMAMPAYAQSAANQPISMVPIGAGIGMAIAAGLCGLGQGRATASATEALARNPGARAGIQLLLVLGLAFMESLSLFTLVIIFLKVK, encoded by the coding sequence ATGCGGAAACTTCAGTATTTTTTCATGACGATGGCTGCGCTGTTGATGGCAATGCCTGCGTATGCGCAATCGGCGGCTAACCAGCCGATCAGCATGGTGCCGATTGGCGCCGGTATCGGTATGGCAATAGCCGCGGGGCTTTGCGGACTTGGTCAGGGCCGTGCGACGGCCTCGGCTACCGAGGCTCTTGCTCGCAACCCAGGCGCTCGCGCTGGCATCCAGTTGCTGCTCGTTCTCGGTCTGGCCTTCATGGAATCACTCTCGCTGTTCACCCTGGTCATTATCTTCCTGAAGGTAAAGTAA
- a CDS encoding ABC transporter ATP-binding protein produces MTAALEFVEISKHYGKLIALDRLSLSVNPGEILGFVGPNGAGKTTAIYLALGFLRATSGKGRMLGHEFGSTASRLRLGFLPDAPTAFAGSAQDAALLAGRLNGVADTNLRVRARELLLSLDLPPTGRDARQFSRGMQQRLGLVEALVNNPDLLILDEPTSALDPPGVLQVREILRGARYAGKSVFFSSHQLSEVEQLCDRVAFLHEGRLLRCGNLDELMTDSSRTEVVVRGANSSGEGLAPFAKFRVAAPQKDGETKWVLPAEMARQVIEAAWTAGGELLLATPMRRTLEDLFVEWNADGSMRPQP; encoded by the coding sequence ATGACGGCTGCGCTGGAATTCGTGGAGATATCGAAGCATTACGGGAAACTGATCGCGCTCGACCGGTTGAGCCTGTCCGTGAATCCAGGCGAGATTCTGGGCTTTGTGGGGCCAAACGGTGCAGGGAAGACGACCGCCATCTACCTTGCGTTAGGTTTTCTGCGCGCGACCTCGGGTAAGGGCCGGATGCTGGGGCATGAGTTCGGCAGCACCGCCAGCCGATTGCGGCTTGGCTTTCTTCCCGATGCTCCCACTGCCTTCGCTGGCAGCGCACAGGATGCTGCGTTGCTTGCAGGTCGCCTGAATGGCGTTGCCGACACAAATCTGCGAGTTCGCGCTCGGGAACTGCTGCTCTCCCTCGACCTTCCGCCCACGGGGCGCGATGCAAGACAATTTTCCCGTGGCATGCAGCAGCGGCTGGGGCTGGTTGAGGCGTTGGTGAATAATCCCGATTTGCTGATTCTGGATGAGCCGACCTCCGCGCTTGATCCGCCGGGAGTGCTGCAGGTGCGGGAGATTCTGCGCGGCGCCCGCTATGCCGGCAAGAGCGTGTTCTTTAGTTCGCACCAGCTGAGCGAGGTAGAGCAGCTTTGCGATCGTGTGGCCTTTCTGCATGAAGGGCGTTTGCTGCGTTGCGGAAATCTGGACGAGCTGATGACCGACTCCAGCCGTACCGAGGTGGTGGTTCGCGGAGCGAATTCTTCTGGAGAGGGGCTGGCGCCCTTCGCAAAATTTCGCGTGGCAGCTCCACAGAAGGATGGAGAGACGAAATGGGTGCTGCCTGCGGAGATGGCCCGGCAGGTGATTGAAGCTGCATGGACCGCGGGCGGCGAGTTGTTGCTGGCGACGCCGATGCGCCGCACACTGGAGGATCTTTTTGTGGAGTGGAACGCAGATGGCTCGATGAGGCCGCAACCATGA